One window of the Lemur catta isolate mLemCat1 chromosome 6, mLemCat1.pri, whole genome shotgun sequence genome contains the following:
- the RASD2 gene encoding GTP-binding protein Rhes: MMKTLSSGNCTFSVPAKNSYRMVVLGASRVGKSSIVSRFLNGRFEDQYTPTIEDFHRKVYNIRGDMYQLDILDTSGNHPFPAMRRLSILTGDVFILVFSLDNRESFDEVKRLQKQILEVKSCLKNKTKEAAELPMVICGNKNDHGELCRQVPTTEAELLVSGDENCAYFEVSAKKNTNVDEMFYVLFSMAKLPHEMSPALHRKISVQYGDAFHPRPFCMRRIKEADAYGMVSPFARRPSVNSDLKYIKAKVLREGQARERDKCTIQ, translated from the exons ATGATGAAGACCTTGTCCAGCGGGAACTGCACGTTCAGCGTGCCCGCCAAGAACTCCTACCGCATGGTGGTGCTGGGCGCCTCCCGGGTGGGCAAGAGCTCCATCGTCTCTCGTTTCCTCAACGGCCGCTTCGAGGACCAGTACACGCCCACCATCGAGGACTTCCACCGCAAGGTGTACAACATCCGTGGTGACATGTACCAGCTCGACATCCTCGATACCTCCGGCAACCACCCCTTCCCCGCCATGCGCAGGCTCTCCATCCTCACAG GCGACGTCTTCATCCTGGTGTTCAGCCTGGATAACCGGGAGTCCTTCGACGAGGTCAAGCGCCTGCAGAAGCAGATCCTGGAGGTCAAGTCCTGCCTAAAGAACAAGACCAAGGAGGCAGCGGAGCTGCCCATGGTCATCTGCGGCAACAAGAACGACCACGGCGAGCTCTGCCGCCAGGTGCCCACCACCGAGGCCGAGCTACTGGTGTCAGGGGACGAGAACTGCGCCTACTTCGAGGTGTCGGCCAAGAAGAACACCAACGTGGATGAGATGTTCTACGTGCTCTTCAGCATGGCCAAGCTGCCGCACGAGATGAGCCCCGCGCTGCACCGCAAGATCTCCGTGCAGTACGGCGACGCCTTCCACCCCAGGCCCTTCTGCATGCGCCGCATCAAGGAGGCCGACGCCTACGGCATGGTCTCGCCCTTCGCCCGCCGCCCCAGCGTCAACAGTGACCTCAAGTACATCAAGGCCAAGGTCCTCCGGGAGGGCCAGGCCCGAGAGAGGGACAAATGCACCATCCAGTGA